In a genomic window of Pseudoxanthomonas indica:
- a CDS encoding Ku protein, which yields MARPIWTGTLSFGLLNVPVSLMSGERKVDLHFRMLDSRDRKPIRFERVNADTGEEVPWKDIIKAYEYDKGNYVVVEQEDIRAAAPESHETVEVETFVDRESIDVRFFEKPYVLVPGKKAEKGYVLLRRTLENTGKVGIARVVIRTREYLSAVIPNGDALLLILLRYPQELVDPEDYKLPSGSASTYRITSKEEQMAAQLVESMAGEWKPDDYHDEFRARLQAIIRKRIKSKGATAKVEDTEREEEETTTNVVDFMALLQKSLADKKRTPAAKKAAKKTSKKAAKKSATKATKKATPRKAAAKKAAPRRRSA from the coding sequence ATGGCACGCCCGATCTGGACCGGCACGTTGTCGTTTGGATTGTTGAACGTCCCGGTCTCGCTGATGTCCGGCGAACGCAAGGTCGATCTGCATTTCCGCATGCTCGACTCGCGGGATCGCAAGCCGATCCGTTTCGAACGGGTCAACGCCGACACCGGCGAGGAAGTGCCGTGGAAGGACATCATCAAGGCCTACGAGTACGACAAGGGCAACTACGTGGTGGTGGAGCAGGAAGACATCCGCGCCGCCGCACCGGAGAGCCACGAGACGGTGGAGGTGGAGACTTTTGTCGATCGCGAGAGCATCGATGTGCGCTTCTTCGAGAAACCCTACGTGCTGGTGCCCGGCAAGAAGGCCGAAAAAGGCTACGTGCTGCTGCGCCGCACCCTGGAGAACACCGGCAAGGTCGGCATTGCGCGGGTGGTCATCCGCACCCGTGAGTACCTGTCCGCGGTGATCCCCAACGGCGACGCGCTGTTGTTGATCCTGCTGCGCTATCCGCAGGAACTGGTGGACCCGGAAGACTACAAGCTGCCCAGCGGCTCGGCATCGACCTACCGGATAACCAGCAAGGAAGAGCAGATGGCGGCGCAGCTGGTGGAGTCGATGGCCGGCGAGTGGAAGCCTGACGATTACCACGACGAATTCCGCGCCCGCCTGCAGGCGATCATCCGCAAGCGCATCAAATCCAAGGGCGCCACCGCCAAGGTCGAGGACACCGAACGCGAGGAAGAAGAGACCACCACCAACGTGGTCGACTTCATGGCGCTGCTGCAGAAGAGCCTGGCGGACAAGAAGCGCACGCCGGCGGCGAAGAAGGCCGCGAAGAAGACCAGCAAGAAGGCGGCAAAAAAGTCAGCGACCAAAGCCACCAAGAAGGCGACGCCACGCAAGGCAGCCGCCAAGAAAGCCGCTCCCCGCCGCCGCAGTGCATAG